A portion of the Pleuronectes platessa chromosome 15, fPlePla1.1, whole genome shotgun sequence genome contains these proteins:
- the ppm1e gene encoding protein phosphatase 1E, translating to MMAGSSAEEKTFRRFLELFLREMRMPLQESDPVPMRPLSDQVSEDEVEGECLDLCLQHLYKYNCPCSLAAALARATADSLLQTDLSIHYLTKTVEDGADPLPLMDAVTLARLVFNRLFEVCGLWMKEVPFRRRPQPYYETSIHAIKNMRRKMEDKHVIIPDFNTLFNIQDQEEQAFFAVFDGHGGVDAAIYAANHLHVNLVHQESFNEDPIEALCKAFKVTDEHFMKKASREHLRCGTTGVVTFLRGQTLYVAWLGDSQVMLVRKGQAVELMKPHKPDREDEKQRIEALGGCVIWFGTWRVNGSLSVSRAIGDKEHKPYICGDADHDIFPMDGSEDYLILACDGFWDTVNSDEAVRVVSDHLEENSGDTTMVAHKLVASARDAGSSDNITVIVVFLRDPRSLPPTGTENKEKGVVERGVEEVAEVEEGEREDEEEDETARLERSGGEGGSTANNGGKSRGGWPQQQCSAPADLGYEDRTDSLTDRTSLSLLGPSLEGHISLTGGSRQPCSGFSSDLFTASHIYREERPVRRGSCIPLQGSSISSFTDPLWPQTAMLLGQAVRKSRRLGSDRRQLGRRWPVRFREKLGLLPSGRLPPHMQRYSNCRPGVAVPHLSNDATI from the exons TAACTGTCCGTGTTCCCTGGCTGCAGCTCTAGCCAGAGCCACAGCAGACAGCCTCCTGCAGACTGACCTCTCCATCCACTACCTCACTAAGACTGTTGAAGATGGAGCTGACCCACTACCAC tgatggaTGCTGTGACGCTGGCCCGGCTGGTGTTTAATAGACTGTTTGAGGTGTGCGGCCTCTGGATGAAGGAGGTGCCCTTCCGCCGCCGTCCACAGCCATACTACGAAACTTCCATCCACGCCATCAAGAACATGAGGCGCAAGATGGAGGACAAGCATGTCATCATCCCTGACTTCAACACACTCTTCAACATTCAG GATCAGGAAGAACAAGCTTTCTTTGCTGTGTTTGACGGTCATGGTGGTGTGGATGCCGCCATTTATGCTGCCAATCACCTCCACGTCAATTTAGTTCATCAGGAATCCTTCAACGAGGACCCCATCGAGGCGCTCTGCAAAGCCTTCAAAGTCACTGACGAACACTTCATGAAAAAGGCATCAAGAGAG CACTTGCGCTGTGGCACGACAGGCGTGGTGACGTTCCTGCGGGGCCAGACGTTGTATGTGGCCTGGCTGGGAGACTCCCAGGTCATGCTGGTCAGGAAAGGACAGGCCGTGGAGCTGATGAAACCACATAAACCAGACAGAGAG gatgAGAAGCAGAGGATCGAGGCTCTGGGAGGCTGTGTCATCTGGTTTGGCACATGGAGGGTTAATGGCAGTCTATCTGTATCCAGAGCAATAG GGGACAAAGAGCACAAACCCTACATCTGTGGGGATGCAGACCATGATATCTTCCCAATGGATGGTTCAGAAGACTACCTGATTCTGGCCTGTGATGGATTCTGGGACACAGTAAATTCAGATGAGGCAGTGCGGGTGGTTAGCGACCACCTCGAGGAGAACTCTGGAGACACCACCATGGTAGCCCACAAGCTAGTGGCCTCTGCTCGTGATGCGGGCTCAAGTGATAATATCACAGTCATAGTGGTCTTTTTGCGGGACCCTCGCTCCCTACCACCCACCGGCACCGAGAACAAGGAGAAGGGTGTTGTAGAGAGGGGGGTAGAGGAAGtagcagaggtggaggagggagaacgggaagacgaggaggaagatgagacaGCCAGGTTAGAGCGCAGTGGTGGTGAAGGAGGGAGCACTGCGAACAATGGGGGGAAGAGTCGTGGGGGATGGCCCCAACAGCAGTGCTCGGCCCCTGCTGACCTCGGCTATGAAGACCGAACGGACTCGTTGACGGACAGAACTAGCCTCAGCCTGCTCGGGCCATCACTTGAGGGCCATATCTCCCTGACAGGGGGCTCACGACAGCCCTGCTCCGGCTTTAGTTCAGACCTCTTTACAGCCTCCCACATCTACAGAGAAGAACGCCCAGTGAGGCGTGGGTCATGTATTCCTTTGCAGGGGTCTAGCATCTCTAGCTTTACGGACCCACTCTGGCCCCAGACAGCTATGCTTTTAGGCCAGGCAGTGAGGAAAAGCCGCAGGCTTGGCTCTGATAGACGGCAATTGGGCCGGAGGTGGCCAGTCAGATTTAGGGAGAAGCTAGGCCTATTACCATCTGGTCGTCTGCCGCCTCACATGCAGCGCTACTCCAACTGTAGGCCTGGAGTGGCAGTGCCTCACCTGTCCAATGATGCCACCATCTAA